A region of Staphylococcus sp. IVB6181 DNA encodes the following proteins:
- the ftsW gene encoding cell division peptidoglycan polymerase FtsW, protein MNNVKAFFRHVGKYARYIDYPLVITYIMICLIGLVMVYSASMVAATKGTLTGGTPVSGTYFYTRQLMYVIMSFLIVFFMAFFMNVKILQNKKVQQGVMIGVFLLLFATLIVGKNINGSKSWINLGFMNLQASELLKIAIILYLPYMINKKRAKVLSNSKVILGPILLIIGCIFLVLLQRDVGQTMLITIIFMSIVFYAGIWVKPILKWGGLIAAGGIASLILFAALGWLPAYLVARFRIMTDPFHYESGTGYHISNSLMAIGNGGLFGKGIGNSVMKLGYLPEPHTDFIFAVICEELGLIGGLFVLGLLFFIVYRAFQLAAQTQSYFYKLVCVGIASYIGSQTFVNLGGISALIPLTGVPLPFISFGGSSMISLSIALGLLLITAKQIKMEKRAAQQRHIDIPRRY, encoded by the coding sequence ATGAATAACGTAAAAGCTTTCTTTCGACATGTAGGGAAGTACGCAAGATATATCGATTACCCGCTTGTAATTACATATATTATGATCTGTTTAATCGGCTTAGTAATGGTTTACAGTGCCAGTATGGTCGCAGCAACGAAAGGTACATTGACAGGCGGAACACCGGTGTCTGGGACTTATTTCTATACGAGACAATTAATGTATGTCATCATGAGTTTCCTCATTGTGTTCTTTATGGCCTTTTTCATGAATGTAAAAATTCTGCAGAATAAAAAGGTTCAGCAAGGTGTCATGATCGGCGTCTTTTTATTACTATTTGCAACTTTGATTGTAGGTAAGAATATTAATGGTTCAAAAAGCTGGATTAACTTAGGTTTTATGAACTTGCAGGCGTCTGAGCTGTTGAAAATTGCAATCATTTTATATTTGCCGTATATGATTAACAAAAAGCGTGCCAAAGTGCTCAGCAATTCTAAAGTGATATTAGGACCTATATTATTAATCATAGGCTGTATCTTTTTAGTATTGCTGCAGCGTGACGTAGGGCAAACCATGCTGATTACGATTATCTTTATGTCTATAGTCTTTTATGCAGGTATCTGGGTTAAACCGATACTGAAATGGGGCGGATTGATTGCAGCCGGCGGTATCGCCTCGCTGATTTTATTTGCCGCATTAGGCTGGCTGCCCGCATACTTGGTTGCCCGTTTTAGAATTATGACAGACCCGTTCCACTATGAATCCGGAACAGGTTACCATATTTCCAACTCATTAATGGCGATAGGCAATGGCGGATTATTTGGTAAAGGTATCGGCAACAGTGTGATGAAACTTGGTTACTTGCCAGAGCCGCATACCGATTTTATATTCGCAGTAATATGTGAAGAGCTGGGCTTAATCGGCGGTCTTTTTGTACTTGGCCTCTTGTTCTTTATTGTATACAGAGCATTCCAGCTAGCTGCACAAACACAGTCATATTTTTATAAATTGGTTTGTGTAGGTATCGCTAGTTATATCGGAAGTCAAACTTTCGTTAACTTAGGCGGTATTTCAGCATTAATCCCGTTAACAGGGGTACCATTGCCGTTTATCAGTTTCGGCGGTTCTTCAATGATCAGTTTAAGTATAGCCTTAGGCTTGTTATTGATAACGGCGAAACAAATCAAAATGGAAAAAAGAGCAGCACAGCAGCGACATATAGATATTCCAAGAAGATATTAA
- a CDS encoding YlaN family protein, with protein MTKANTINNAAYDQLNKDAERILKLIKVQMDNLTLPQCPLYEEVLDTQMFGLQKEVDFAANLGLIEIEQGKEIMLRLEKELSKLHEAFTNV; from the coding sequence ATGACGAAAGCGAACACAATAAATAACGCGGCATATGACCAATTAAATAAAGATGCAGAGCGTATTCTGAAATTAATCAAAGTACAAATGGACAATTTAACATTGCCGCAATGTCCATTATACGAAGAAGTATTAGATACACAAATGTTTGGTTTGCAAAAAGAAGTAGACTTTGCAGCGAATTTAGGCCTTATTGAAATTGAACAAGGCAAAGAAATTATGCTGCGTCTTGAAAAAGAATTGTCTAAACTTCACGAAGCATTCACAAACGTTTAA
- a CDS encoding DUF2197 domain-containing protein, which yields MRKVQCILCDTEVLIDENTLEAKQLKNHPMRTFMCEECKSRLDVPKQRNNYYKSQNNFNIFTKDHE from the coding sequence TTGAGAAAAGTACAGTGTATCTTATGTGATACAGAAGTACTGATAGACGAAAATACGTTAGAGGCAAAACAGCTTAAAAATCATCCCATGCGTACATTTATGTGCGAAGAATGCAAAAGCCGTTTAGATGTGCCGAAACAACGTAACAATTACTATAAGTCGCAAAATAACTTTAATATTTTCACAAAAGATCATGAGTAA
- the typA gene encoding translational GTPase TypA, translating to MTNLREDVRNIAIIAHVDHGKTTLVDELLKQSGIFRENEHVDERAMDSNDIERERGITILAKNTAVNYKGTRINILDTPGHADFGGEVERIMKMVDGVVLVVDAYEGTMPQTRFVLKKALEQNLKPVVVVNKIDKPAARPEAVVDEVLDLFIELDANDEQLEFPVVYASAVNGTASLDADKQDENMQSLYETILEYVPAPVDNRDEPLQFQVALLDYNDYVGRIGIGRVFRGTIKVGDQVSLLKLDGSVKNFRVTKIFGFFGLKREEIQEAHAGDLIAVSGMEDINVGETVTPHDHQEALPVLRIDEPTLEMTFRVNNSPFAGREGTYVTARQIQDRLDQQLETDVSLKVTPTDSPDAWIVAGRGELHLSILIENMRREGYELQVSKPQVILREIDGVLCEPFERVQCEVPQENSGSVIESLGQRKGEMLDMVTTDNGLTRLIFMVPARGMIGYTTEFMSMTSGYGIINHTFEEFRPRVKGRIGGRRNGVLVSMDQGKASQYAIIGLEDRGTNFMEPGTEVYEGMIVGENNRENDLTVNITKTKNQTNVRSATKDQTQVMKRPRILTLEEALEFIDDDELLEVTPENIRMRKKILNKSQREKEAKRVKQIMAEEE from the coding sequence ATGACAAATTTAAGAGAAGACGTACGTAATATTGCTATCATTGCTCACGTTGACCATGGTAAAACAACTTTAGTTGACGAATTATTAAAACAATCTGGTATTTTCCGTGAGAATGAGCATGTTGATGAACGTGCAATGGATTCTAATGACATTGAAAGAGAACGCGGTATTACAATTTTAGCTAAAAATACTGCTGTTAACTATAAAGGCACTAGAATTAATATTTTGGATACACCTGGACACGCTGACTTCGGCGGCGAAGTTGAACGTATCATGAAAATGGTAGACGGTGTTGTATTAGTTGTTGATGCCTACGAAGGTACAATGCCTCAAACACGTTTCGTATTGAAAAAAGCTTTAGAACAAAACTTGAAACCTGTTGTTGTAGTGAATAAAATCGATAAACCAGCAGCACGCCCTGAAGCGGTTGTGGATGAAGTCTTAGACTTATTTATCGAATTAGACGCAAACGACGAACAACTTGAATTCCCAGTAGTATATGCATCTGCTGTTAACGGTACAGCAAGCTTAGATGCTGATAAACAAGATGAAAACATGCAGTCATTATATGAAACAATCTTAGAATATGTACCAGCACCTGTAGATAACAGAGATGAGCCGCTACAATTCCAAGTTGCGTTATTAGACTACAATGACTATGTCGGCCGTATCGGTATCGGTCGTGTGTTCAGAGGTACGATTAAAGTCGGCGACCAAGTATCCTTATTGAAATTAGACGGCAGCGTGAAAAACTTCCGTGTTACAAAAATCTTTGGTTTCTTCGGATTGAAACGTGAAGAAATCCAAGAAGCACATGCAGGGGACTTAATCGCAGTATCAGGCATGGAAGACATCAACGTTGGTGAAACAGTTACACCGCATGACCATCAAGAAGCATTGCCTGTACTTCGTATTGACGAACCGACACTTGAAATGACATTCCGTGTCAACAACTCTCCATTTGCCGGCCGTGAAGGTACTTACGTCACTGCACGTCAAATTCAAGACCGTTTAGATCAACAGCTTGAAACAGACGTATCATTGAAAGTTACACCTACAGATTCACCGGATGCATGGATTGTTGCTGGTCGTGGTGAATTGCACTTATCAATTTTAATTGAAAATATGCGTCGTGAAGGTTACGAATTACAAGTATCTAAACCTCAAGTTATCTTAAGAGAAATCGACGGCGTATTATGCGAACCATTCGAACGTGTACAATGTGAAGTACCTCAAGAAAATTCAGGTTCAGTTATTGAATCATTAGGTCAACGTAAAGGTGAAATGTTAGACATGGTTACAACTGATAACGGTTTAACACGTTTAATCTTTATGGTGCCTGCACGCGGTATGATCGGTTATACAACTGAATTCATGTCTATGACAAGCGGTTATGGTATCATCAACCACACATTCGAAGAATTCCGTCCACGTGTTAAAGGCCGTATCGGCGGACGCCGTAACGGTGTATTAGTTTCAATGGACCAAGGTAAAGCCAGCCAATATGCAATTATCGGTTTAGAAGACCGCGGTACAAACTTCATGGAACCTGGTACTGAAGTATACGAAGGTATGATTGTTGGTGAAAACAACCGTGAAAATGACTTAACAGTCAACATCACAAAAACTAAAAACCAAACCAACGTCCGTTCAGCAACAAAAGACCAAACACAAGTAATGAAACGTCCGCGTATCTTAACACTTGAAGAAGCATTAGAATTTATCGATGACGATGAATTATTAGAAGTTACACCAGAAAACATCCGTATGAGAAAGAAAATCTTAAATAAATCTCAACGTGAAAAAGAAGCAAAACGTGTAAAACAAATTATGGCTGAAGAAGAATAA
- a CDS encoding YlaF family protein yields the protein MQKKKSKAIFWIYSVLAVIFLVLFSFSLGAQNYWFMAITAIVLITIFGAGFTTKKKYRENDWF from the coding sequence ATGCAGAAAAAAAAATCAAAAGCAATCTTCTGGATCTATTCAGTTCTTGCAGTGATTTTCTTAGTCTTGTTTAGTTTCAGTCTAGGTGCACAAAATTACTGGTTTATGGCAATTACAGCAATTGTCTTAATCACAATTTTCGGTGCCGGCTTTACGACTAAGAAAAAATATCGCGAAAATGACTGGTTCTAA
- a CDS encoding inositol monophosphatase family protein, with product MAVYDFAKGLVIEAGNNIRKMMQQDIDIETKSNPNDLVTNVDKATEDFIYNNIMENYPDHQFIGEEGHGRPMSEIEQKGMVWVIDPIDGTLNFVHQQENFAISIGIYNDGKPYAGFVYDVMRDILYHAKTGQGAFINEQLMKPLNNTVLNKSLIGINPNWLTKPTIGVIFKKVVDEARSCRAYGSAALEIINVAQGKLGAYITPRLQPWDFAGGLIILNEVGGKGTDLLGNPLVITQPHSVLVGNAAIHEEILTKHLLTEKETLTALQKRHQ from the coding sequence ATGGCAGTTTATGATTTTGCTAAAGGGCTAGTAATAGAAGCAGGAAATAATATTCGTAAAATGATGCAGCAAGATATCGATATTGAAACAAAATCTAATCCGAATGATTTAGTAACGAATGTCGATAAAGCAACTGAAGACTTTATTTATAATAATATTATGGAGAATTATCCAGATCATCAATTTATCGGAGAAGAAGGACACGGCAGACCGATGTCTGAAATAGAACAAAAAGGTATGGTGTGGGTGATTGATCCGATTGATGGCACATTAAACTTCGTACACCAGCAAGAAAACTTTGCGATTTCTATCGGTATTTATAATGATGGTAAACCGTATGCTGGTTTCGTTTATGATGTGATGAGAGATATTTTATATCATGCTAAGACGGGACAAGGTGCTTTTATTAACGAACAGCTGATGAAACCGCTTAATAATACAGTATTGAATAAAAGTTTAATCGGAATTAATCCAAACTGGTTAACAAAGCCGACAATAGGTGTTATATTCAAAAAGGTAGTAGATGAAGCGAGAAGCTGTCGCGCATATGGTTCTGCGGCCTTAGAAATCATCAATGTAGCGCAAGGCAAATTAGGTGCTTATATTACACCGCGCTTACAACCTTGGGATTTTGCCGGCGGATTAATTATTTTAAATGAAGTAGGCGGTAAAGGAACGGACTTGCTCGGCAATCCGTTAGTCATTACACAACCGCACTCTGTACTTGTAGGCAATGCGGCCATACATGAGGAGATTTTAACAAAACACTTGCTGACGGAGAAAGAAACTTTGACAGCATTACAAAAAAGACATCAATAA
- a CDS encoding YktB family protein, with the protein MSKYTFSLKNFKVFEVPGLDARMQAIESDIRPKLRNLGEHFTDFLNTHTADEFFPHIAKHARRTVNPPKDTWIAFSTNKRGYKMLPHFQIGLYESQVFVMFGVMHEAKNKAQAIDVFEKHLSDIENLPEDYRICPDHVKMEKPLIKDLTTADLEETLARAKQLKKGEFFIARTLSPRSPELKSDRAFIEFLEATFEQLLKFYP; encoded by the coding sequence ATGTCTAAATATACTTTTTCTTTAAAAAACTTTAAAGTGTTTGAAGTGCCTGGTTTAGACGCACGCATGCAAGCCATTGAATCAGATATCCGCCCCAAATTACGCAACTTGGGCGAACACTTCACAGACTTTTTAAATACACATACTGCCGACGAATTCTTTCCGCATATCGCAAAGCATGCACGTCGCACAGTAAATCCTCCAAAAGATACATGGATTGCATTTTCAACTAATAAACGCGGCTATAAAATGCTGCCGCACTTCCAAATCGGCCTTTACGAATCGCAAGTCTTTGTCATGTTCGGTGTGATGCATGAAGCGAAAAACAAAGCACAAGCCATCGACGTGTTCGAAAAGCATCTGTCAGACATTGAAAACTTGCCTGAGGATTACCGTATCTGCCCTGATCACGTCAAAATGGAAAAACCGCTGATTAAAGATTTAACCACAGCGGACTTAGAAGAAACATTAGCACGCGCCAAACAATTAAAGAAAGGCGAGTTCTTTATTGCACGCACCCTTTCTCCGCGTTCGCCTGAATTAAAATCAGACCGTGCTTTCATTGAATTCTTAGAAGCGACTTTCGAACAATTATTAAAGTTCTATCCATAA
- a CDS encoding Nramp family divalent metal transporter — translation MSKREVNYNNDSLDEINNTVSFNSNSSIKQKFLSFLGPGLLVAVGYMDPGNWITSMQGGAKYGYILLFVILISSVSAMLLQSMTVRLGIASGHDLAQVTKHFLNKPLAFIFWIIAELAIIATDIAEVIGSAIALDLLFGIPLLVGAIITVLDVFILLFIMKFGFRKIEAIVGTLIFTVLAIFIFEVYIASPDVVKVLNGFVPSSSIITEHGALYIALGINGATIMPHNLYLHSSIVQSRTYNRRDEASKAQAIKYATIDSNIQLSIAFVINCLLLVLGAGLFFGSGNADNLGGFYDLYQALEQQPLLGASLGGLMSTLFAVALLASGQNSTITGTLAGQIVMEGFINLKMPNWLNRLITRSLAIIPVIICLIIFHGNESMMEQLLVFSQVFLSIALPFTLIPLQLATNNSNLMGQFKNKLWINIVSWSLIVILSLLNIHLIIQTFQEL, via the coding sequence TTGAGTAAAAGAGAGGTCAATTATAATAACGACAGCTTAGATGAAATCAATAATACTGTCAGTTTCAACTCAAACAGCAGTATTAAACAGAAATTCCTCTCCTTCTTAGGACCTGGCTTGCTGGTCGCAGTAGGCTATATGGACCCCGGCAACTGGATAACTTCCATGCAAGGCGGAGCTAAATACGGATATATTCTGTTATTCGTGATTTTAATCTCAAGTGTGTCTGCGATGCTCCTGCAAAGCATGACTGTCAGGTTAGGTATCGCATCAGGGCATGATTTAGCCCAAGTTACCAAGCATTTTTTAAACAAACCGCTCGCATTTATTTTCTGGATTATAGCTGAACTCGCAATCATTGCTACGGATATTGCTGAAGTTATCGGCAGTGCGATTGCACTTGATCTATTATTCGGAATTCCATTGCTGGTTGGTGCGATTATTACAGTATTAGATGTCTTTATCTTATTATTCATCATGAAATTCGGTTTCAGAAAGATAGAAGCGATTGTCGGTACTTTAATCTTTACTGTACTTGCTATCTTCATCTTTGAAGTATATATTGCTTCACCGGATGTCGTGAAAGTCCTAAACGGATTCGTACCTAGCAGCAGTATCATTACTGAACACGGTGCGTTATATATCGCATTAGGTATTAACGGCGCAACAATTATGCCGCATAACCTGTACTTGCATTCATCTATCGTGCAATCACGTACGTATAACAGAAGAGATGAAGCATCAAAAGCACAAGCAATCAAATATGCGACGATTGATTCTAACATCCAATTATCTATCGCATTTGTCATCAACTGCTTATTGCTTGTTCTTGGTGCCGGATTATTCTTCGGCAGCGGCAATGCGGATAATTTAGGCGGGTTCTATGACTTATATCAAGCCTTAGAACAACAACCGCTGCTCGGTGCATCGCTTGGCGGCTTAATGAGTACACTCTTTGCGGTGGCATTGCTTGCCTCTGGTCAAAACTCAACCATTACAGGTACATTAGCCGGTCAAATCGTTATGGAAGGTTTCATCAACTTGAAAATGCCGAACTGGCTAAACCGTTTAATTACGCGCTCACTCGCAATTATCCCGGTTATCATTTGCTTGATTATCTTTCACGGCAATGAAAGCATGATGGAACAACTGTTAGTCTTCTCGCAAGTATTCTTAAGTATCGCTTTACCTTTCACATTGATACCGCTTCAGCTTGCGACTAACAACTCGAATCTTATGGGACAATTTAAAAACAAATTATGGATCAACATCGTATCATGGTCTCTCATTGTGATTTTAAGTCTCTTGAATATTCACTTGATTATTCAAACGTTCCAAGAATTATAA
- a CDS encoding NAD(P)-binding domain-containing protein: MSKITVVGSGTMGKSLIRAFMNSGHEVTIVDKNPNAAETLVNDGAKFEEKLDNALDCEFVLLNLPNFDIVKQVITQIKSDNLKGKIVVNTSTIKPDEALEFKDIVESKGALPLESVILSYPIQIGTEDAYLVYSGSREIYDKIESELTALSKPQYVGEGIQFAEIIELSTSAIQYGIYWFALLGSSLCIKNDLPITEYSKHMEAAAPGVVKQIANHLPNDLENYDGTFKDATIASLNVHTHGLETVIDNMKENNIDVSVAEVMEKQMKEAIKAGYGSKDFEAVITQLLK, encoded by the coding sequence ATGTCTAAAATAACTGTTGTTGGAAGTGGAACTATGGGTAAATCTTTGATACGAGCGTTCATGAATTCAGGTCATGAAGTTACAATTGTTGATAAAAATCCAAACGCTGCAGAAACTCTTGTTAATGATGGAGCAAAATTTGAAGAAAAACTAGATAATGCTTTAGATTGTGAATTTGTTTTATTAAATCTCCCAAATTTTGATATAGTAAAACAAGTTATTACACAAATTAAATCGGATAATTTGAAAGGTAAAATTGTAGTAAATACATCGACAATTAAACCTGATGAAGCACTGGAATTTAAAGATATAGTTGAGAGTAAAGGGGCACTTCCTCTGGAAAGCGTTATTTTGTCTTATCCAATTCAAATTGGAACAGAAGATGCTTATTTAGTATATTCAGGTTCTCGTGAAATTTATGACAAAATAGAATCGGAACTTACTGCTCTTTCAAAACCACAGTATGTAGGAGAAGGTATACAGTTTGCAGAAATTATTGAGTTAAGTACATCTGCAATTCAATATGGCATATATTGGTTTGCTTTGTTAGGATCATCATTATGTATAAAAAATGACTTGCCTATAACAGAGTATTCTAAACATATGGAAGCAGCAGCTCCAGGAGTAGTAAAACAAATAGCAAATCATTTACCAAATGATTTAGAAAATTATGATGGAACATTCAAAGACGCGACTATTGCTTCTTTAAATGTTCATACGCATGGTTTGGAAACAGTAATTGATAATATGAAAGAAAATAATATCGATGTTAGTGTAGCTGAAGTCATGGAAAAACAAATGAAAGAGGCTATTAAAGCCGGTTATGGAAGCAAAGATTTTGAAGCAGTAATTACCCAATTATTAAAATAA
- a CDS encoding TetR/AcrR family transcriptional regulator produces the protein MPKIVDKELQKKEILQSLQLCLEEKNLSKVTMRDIALKANMPHSKIHYYFKNKQQMYLSYIEMYTDNYKVSIENWYQDFIKKHKNMRYSQESLIKFFIKDIVINNQKNKNWIFAKISILESENLEIENKIKESYKIWHNSVRKVLGEIFDKHPSKTVAESEVILTLVEGLLTYSLFEENDEERINRILNNVNLC, from the coding sequence ATGCCTAAGATTGTCGATAAAGAATTACAAAAAAAAGAAATATTACAGTCTTTACAATTATGTTTAGAAGAAAAAAACTTATCTAAAGTTACAATGAGAGATATTGCTTTAAAAGCCAATATGCCTCATTCAAAAATTCATTATTATTTTAAAAACAAACAGCAAATGTATTTATCTTATATAGAGATGTATACGGATAATTATAAAGTATCAATAGAAAATTGGTATCAGGATTTTATTAAAAAGCATAAGAATATGAGATATAGCCAAGAAAGCTTAATCAAATTTTTTATTAAAGATATAGTTATAAATAACCAGAAGAATAAAAACTGGATTTTTGCAAAAATAAGCATTTTAGAAAGTGAGAATCTAGAAATTGAAAATAAAATAAAGGAATCTTATAAAATTTGGCATAATTCTGTGAGAAAAGTTCTGGGAGAAATCTTTGATAAACATCCAAGTAAAACAGTAGCTGAATCAGAGGTAATATTAACGTTAGTTGAAGGACTTTTAACCTATTCATTGTTTGAAGAAAATGATGAGGAAAGAATAAACAGAATTCTCAATAATGTTAACCTATGTTGA
- a CDS encoding DUF4064 domain-containing protein — MNRKAEKILGWIGVGLTLIYMLLFLIGIFMGKGMLSDILLKQGDPSMSPEYLHQTLIFTTIGLIVVAIIAAIGLVLIKKNRIASGIILIIAAIAGIFFSNFIATILFFIAGIMLFVRRSKAKSEADKAYDREHNYFDAVSNPNTDLDQREKRAEEHAHQEDAAQHEDLETHDLTQQRRRSSNERPTRHDLGDDSK; from the coding sequence ATGAATAGAAAAGCTGAAAAAATACTAGGTTGGATAGGTGTCGGCTTAACATTGATTTATATGTTATTGTTCTTAATCGGCATCTTCATGGGCAAAGGTATGCTTTCTGATATTTTACTTAAACAAGGGGACCCAAGCATGTCGCCTGAATATCTGCATCAAACATTAATCTTTACGACAATAGGTTTGATTGTAGTTGCGATTATTGCGGCTATCGGTTTGGTATTGATTAAGAAAAACCGTATCGCTTCAGGTATCATTTTAATTATTGCGGCGATTGCGGGTATCTTTTTCTCAAACTTCATCGCAACGATTTTATTCTTTATTGCAGGGATTATGCTGTTTGTCAGAAGAAGCAAAGCTAAAAGCGAAGCGGATAAAGCATACGACAGAGAACATAACTATTTCGATGCTGTATCTAATCCTAATACAGACTTAGATCAACGTGAAAAGCGTGCTGAGGAGCATGCGCATCAAGAAGACGCTGCGCAACATGAGGATTTAGAGACACATGATTTAACACAACAGCGCAGAAGAAGTTCAAATGAACGTCCGACACGACATGATTTAGGTGATGATTCAAAATAA
- the auxB gene encoding lipoteichoic acid stability factor AuxB, with amino-acid sequence MMSDEPQYTQIKRPVSRVAEKVLGWLNWIGLLLLTVTTMFIALVSFSNNTSIQNLEQSINNNDLAQQVLANNSLNTTQFVIWLQNGIWAVIVYLIVCLLISFLALISMNIRVLSGILFLVASIITLPLVLLLATIIIPVLFFIVAIMMFARKDRVETVPYYPGAYGNDYDRYDRYDREPSHRGGYYEEEERNPRYVPSYEKRDEPHAQYEDDEDDVKPYVPKKDRVQEEHSEAPHQEDSAETSDAEHSEAEAAGPAFLSRQAKYKQKSEDEVKAQQENEAYEREQARKQAMDQEEQEPEEVKYRDPEPRKGETAEEKAARKREKKERKKRAKEARKNRPSAVNQRRMNFEERRSFNQGKTKPEAPKEESNEQAQQTEQDNPKEKE; translated from the coding sequence ATGATGTCTGATGAACCACAATATACACAAATAAAACGCCCAGTCAGCAGAGTCGCAGAAAAAGTACTTGGCTGGCTGAACTGGATTGGATTACTGTTGTTAACAGTAACTACTATGTTTATTGCACTTGTGTCATTCAGCAACAATACATCAATTCAAAATCTAGAACAGTCGATTAATAATAACGACTTAGCACAGCAAGTGTTAGCCAATAACAGTTTAAATACCACACAATTTGTGATTTGGCTTCAAAATGGTATATGGGCAGTCATTGTTTACTTGATTGTCTGCTTGCTTATTTCTTTCTTAGCACTTATTTCAATGAATATCAGAGTGCTGTCAGGAATTTTATTCTTAGTCGCATCTATCATTACGCTGCCGCTTGTATTGTTATTAGCTACAATTATTATTCCAGTATTGTTCTTTATCGTCGCAATTATGATGTTTGCGCGTAAAGACAGAGTAGAAACAGTACCGTATTATCCAGGTGCATACGGCAATGATTATGACCGTTATGATAGATATGACAGAGAACCATCACATCGCGGCGGTTACTATGAAGAAGAGGAAAGAAATCCGCGCTATGTTCCTTCATATGAGAAACGCGACGAACCGCATGCACAATATGAAGATGACGAAGACGATGTAAAACCTTATGTACCTAAGAAAGACAGAGTACAAGAAGAACATTCAGAAGCACCGCATCAAGAAGACAGTGCTGAAACAAGCGATGCAGAACATTCAGAAGCGGAAGCTGCTGGTCCTGCATTCTTATCACGTCAGGCGAAATACAAACAAAAATCAGAAGATGAAGTCAAAGCGCAGCAAGAAAATGAAGCGTATGAACGTGAACAAGCACGCAAGCAGGCGATGGATCAAGAAGAACAAGAACCTGAAGAAGTGAAATACCGCGATCCAGAACCGCGCAAAGGTGAAACAGCTGAAGAAAAAGCAGCACGCAAACGCGAGAAAAAAGAACGTAAAAAACGTGCGAAAGAGGCACGTAAAAACCGTCCAAGTGCGGTTAATCAAAGACGTATGAACTTTGAAGAACGCCGTTCTTTCAACCAAGGCAAAACAAAACCTGAGGCGCCTAAAGAAGAATCAAATGAACAAGCGCAACAAACAGAACAAGATAATCCAAAAGAAAAAGAATAA